CGAGCTCGACGGTCGTCCCGGCGGCGCCACGTCGGTCGGCGTCCTTCGCGGGGTTGGTCGGGGACACGGTGACGACGGTGTCCCCGCGGTCGCCCGCGACGACGTCGATCGCGCCGACGGAGACGTTGATCGCGAGGTCGATCGGGCCGGGGGTGCTGTAGGTGGGCATGCGAGCGCCTTCCTTCTGAGCGTGTGGGTCCGACCGCGCGGTGCCGCGCGGCGGGTGGAGAGGTGGTGCTGGAGCCGGGCTGAGGGCTAGCGCGCCCAGCCGGCGAAGTTGTCGCCCGTGCGCAGCGTGCGCTGGGCGGCCCGCCGCTGCTTGGGCTGGAGCGCCGCCGCGACGGCCTGGACGAGCCAGGTGTTGACGGACACCCCGTCGGTCGCGGCCGCCTCGTCGACCCGCACCTTGAGGGCGTCGGGCAGCCGGAGGGTGGTGCGCGAGGTGCTCACGTCGTCGAGGTCGATCCCAGGCGCGGGTCGCTCGTCCTCGACCTCGGTGTGCGTCAGGTCGACCACGAACTCGACCTCGCGGCCGCGCAGCATCAGGTCGACCGACCCGGGGGCGAGGTCGCGCGTGATCTCGCCCGTGGCCGCGGCCAGCGCGTCGAGCAGGACCAGGCGGGTCGCGGCCTCGAGCGCGGAGGTCAGGCGCTGGGCCACGGCCTGCGTGTCCTCCGTGCCGTTCTCCGCGGCGGCGGCCAGCTGCCGCTGGAGGTCATCGACGTACGGTCCCAGGTCCATGGCACCATGGTGACACTACAGTGGTGTCACGTCAAGCCTCCGTGGTGTCATTCTTCAACGGGAACCGCGCCCTGGCGTCTGGGTTCCGTCGCGGAGGCCTGGTGTGGCACTCTCGTGGGAACGATCCCACGACGGCATCAGGAGCACCGAGCGATGAACACGG
This DNA window, taken from Microlunatus antarcticus, encodes the following:
- a CDS encoding histidine kinase; translation: MDLGPYVDDLQRQLAAAAENGTEDTQAVAQRLTSALEAATRLVLLDALAAATGEITRDLAPGSVDLMLRGREVEFVVDLTHTEVEDERPAPGIDLDDVSTSRTTLRLPDALKVRVDEAAATDGVSVNTWLVQAVAAALQPKQRRAAQRTLRTGDNFAGWAR